One Thalassospira marina DNA window includes the following coding sequences:
- a CDS encoding arsenic transporter produces the protein MLALLIFVITLVFVIWQPRGLGIGWSAMAGAIIALLTGVVGWGDVSIVWDIVWDATFTFVALIIISLVLDDAGFFAWAALHIARWGKGNGRLLFPLIIILGAAISAFFANDGAALLLTPIVLAILMRLKFSEKSALAFIIATGFVADSTSLPLVISNLVNIVSANFFDVSFSRYAMVMVPVDIVSLLATLLVLWLYFRRDIPPQYPLERLEDPAHAIRDRQVFYAAFPIIGVLLVALFVTAHLDIPISLFMGAGALALMAIAGRWFGGRSKRVISLAHVLKNAPWQIVLFSLGMYLVVYGLGQAWLTSEAAHVLTLLGSQNIYVATIGSGFAAAFLASVMNNMPATLIGALAIDQVNGHVPALVQQLMVYANVIGNDLGPKFTPIGSLATLLWLHVLAGKGHKISWGQYMKVGIVITTPVLFLTLLALAVWYPILGAASGQ, from the coding sequence TTGGCTGGAGCGCCATGGCAGGCGCCATCATTGCCCTTCTGACCGGTGTGGTTGGCTGGGGGGATGTTTCCATTGTCTGGGATATTGTCTGGGATGCGACATTCACCTTTGTCGCGCTGATCATTATTTCGCTGGTCCTTGATGATGCCGGTTTTTTTGCCTGGGCAGCCCTGCATATTGCCCGCTGGGGCAAGGGGAACGGACGTTTGCTGTTTCCGTTAATCATTATTCTTGGCGCGGCCATTTCGGCCTTTTTTGCCAATGATGGTGCGGCCCTGCTTTTGACACCTATTGTTCTGGCCATTCTGATGCGCCTGAAATTTAGCGAAAAGTCCGCGCTGGCCTTTATTATCGCGACCGGATTTGTCGCGGATTCAACCAGCCTGCCGCTGGTGATTTCCAATCTGGTCAATATCGTCAGCGCCAATTTCTTTGATGTCAGCTTTTCGCGCTATGCCATGGTCATGGTGCCGGTCGATATCGTTTCGCTGCTGGCAACACTGCTGGTGCTCTGGCTGTATTTCCGCCGCGATATTCCGCCGCAATACCCGCTTGAACGCCTGGAAGACCCCGCCCACGCCATTCGTGACCGGCAGGTATTTTACGCTGCCTTCCCCATTATCGGCGTTTTGCTGGTGGCTTTGTTCGTGACAGCGCATCTTGATATCCCCATTTCGCTGTTCATGGGGGCGGGTGCACTCGCACTGATGGCCATTGCCGGGCGCTGGTTTGGCGGGCGATCCAAACGGGTTATTTCGCTGGCGCATGTTCTTAAAAACGCACCCTGGCAAATCGTGCTGTTTTCGCTAGGCATGTATCTTGTGGTTTACGGGCTGGGTCAGGCATGGCTTACCAGCGAGGCAGCCCATGTACTTACCCTGCTTGGCAGTCAGAATATCTATGTCGCCACCATTGGATCGGGCTTTGCGGCGGCCTTTCTGGCATCGGTCATGAACAATATGCCCGCCACCCTGATCGGCGCGCTGGCGATTGACCAGGTAAATGGCCATGTGCCCGCACTGGTGCAGCAATTGATGGTTTATGCCAACGTGATCGGCAATGACCTTGGCCCCAAATTCACCCCGATCGGCAGTCTTGCCACCCTGCTTTGGCTACATGTTCTGGCGGGCAAGGGGCATAAAATCAGTTGGGGGCAATATATGAAGGTCGGCATTGTTATTACAACACCCGTCCTGTTCCTGACCCTGCTTGCGCTGGCGGTTTGGTATCCCATTCTTGGCGCTGCTAGCGGGCAGTAA